A window from Branchiostoma floridae strain S238N-H82 chromosome 16, Bfl_VNyyK, whole genome shotgun sequence encodes these proteins:
- the LOC118403636 gene encoding uncharacterized protein LOC118403636: MPISPPMLRRSLSADNIHDSRMVPPSSVSESKGELCMCASSVVHLPTIVGSQNTVVSTGHQSTVNIITDRDPNDSSKHDNGESETTVGPKILFLVALLVLNAVYCKDLIGYVMGVWRHKNLFMPVCILLLNVKVLSGWRILQKLIGL, from the exons ATGCCCATATCCCCCCCAATGCTTCGCCGAAGCCTTTCTGCGGACAACATTCACGATTCCAGGATGGTGCCTCCATCTAGTGTCAGTGAATCAAAAG GTGAGCTGTGCATGTGTGCGTCTTCTGTCGTCCACCTCCCCACAATCGTCGGGTCTCAGAACACTGTCGTTTCTACTGGACATCAGTCAACAGTCAACATCATCACTGACAGAGATCCAAACGACAGTTCTAAACACGACAACGGGGAAAGCGAGACGACAGTTGGTCCAAAGATCCTATTCCTAGTGGCACTACTGGTCCTGAATGCTGTCTACTGCAAAGACTTAATTGGATACGTTATGGGAGTTTGGAGACATAAAAACCTCTTCATGCCCGTATGTATCCTACTTCTGAACGTCAAAGTTCTATCAGGCTGGCGTATCCTACAAAAGTTAATTGGTCTGTAA